From the genome of Vicia villosa cultivar HV-30 ecotype Madison, WI linkage group LG2, Vvil1.0, whole genome shotgun sequence, one region includes:
- the LOC131650465 gene encoding uncharacterized protein LOC131650465 gives MAAGFAAFPFGTCNAFMAEAWGIFVGINLTLARGYTEVIVNIDVKRVKNAIMQKDNHSFTSLALIRQIRLLMAKHDVVFLEHTLWEANTIADDLAKKTRVLQNDLCIFEDPPEHIANLLLKDSLGLATSRVVAM, from the coding sequence ATGGCAGCTGGATTTGCGGCTTTTCCATTTGGCACGTGTAATGCGTTCATGGCGGAGGCTTGGGGAATTTTTGTTGGTATCAATCTCACGCTTGCCAGAGGTTATACGGAAGTCATCGTAAATATAGACGTTAAGAGAGTGAAAAATGCAATTATGCAGAAGGATAACCATAGTTTCACTAGTTTGGCCTTAATCCGCCAAATTCGCTTGTTAATGGCCAAACACGACGTGGTGTTTCTAGAGCATACGTTATGGGAAGCTAATACTATTGCAGATGATTTAGCTAAAAAGACGAGAGTTTTGCAAAATGACCTTTGTATCTTTGAAGATCCTCCCGAGCATATTGCGAATTTGCTCTTAAAGGACTCCCTTGGTCTTGCTACCTCTAGAGTTGTAGCAATGTaa
- the LOC131652763 gene encoding alpha-dioxygenase PIOX-like, translated as MPHFIHKDLHEAVAKMSIIDAFLFLIIHSIDKLVAWHRFPVLLGLLYLAIRRHLHQKYNLLNVGTTKGIRSNPSDYPYRTLDGRYNDPLNDIAGSRGSFFGRNIPPVDQKNKLLKPDPMVVVTKLLERRTFKDTGKQFNVLAAAWIQFMIHDWIDHLEDTQQIELTASSEVASQCPLKSFKFLKTKEILTGSYDIKTGCANVRTPWWDGSVIYGNTDKVFRQVRTFEDGKLKISKEGYLLHNENGVAISGDVRNSWAGVSVLQSLFIREHNAVCDALKKEYPELKDEDLYRYARLVTSAVIAKIHTIDWTVELLKMDTLLAGMRGNWYGLLGKSFKDKFGHVGNYFLSGMAGMKKSKNHGVPYSFTEEFVSVYRMHPLLPNSLQLRDISASPGHNKSPPLTKEIHMNDLIGLPGEKTLSEIGIARTLVSMGHQASGALELWNYPSWLRDLVPHNMDGTERSDHVDLAALEIYRDRERKVARYNQFRRALLLIPISKWEDLTEDEEVIKVLKEVYGDDVELLDTQVGLMAEKKIKGFAISETAFIIFLIMATRRIEGDRFFTSNYNEETYTKKGLEWVNTTESFKDVIDRHYPEMTNKWLNASSAFSVWDAPPNKQNPIPLYIRVPN; from the exons ATGCCACATTTCATCCATAAAGATCTTCATGAAGCAGTGGCTAAAATGTCTATCATTGATGCTTTTCTCTTCTTG ATTATACACTCTATTGACAAGTTGGTAGCATGGCATCGTTTTCCTGTTTTATTGGGACTGCTTTACTTGGCCATTAGGAGACATCTTCACCAAAAGTACAATCTCTTGAACGTAGGGACAACTAAAGGAATTAGGTCAAACCCTTCTGATTATCCTTACAGAACACTTGATGGAAGGTACAATGATCCTCTTAACGATATTGCTGGAAGTCGAGGATCTTTCTTTGGCAGAAACATTCCTCCAGTGGATCAGAAAAACAAG CTATTGAAGCCAGATCCAATGGTGGTGGTCACAAAACTTTTGGAGAGAAGAACATTCAAGGACACTGGAAAACAATTCAATGTGTTAGCAGCAGCTTGGATTCAGTTTATGATACATGATTGGATTGATCATTTGGAGGACACTCAACAG attGAACTCACTGCATCTTCTGAAGTTGCAAGCCAATGCCCTCTAAAATCATTTAAGTTCTTAAAAACAAAGGAAATTCTCACAGGCTCTTATGATATTAAGACTGGATGTGCAAATGTACGCACACCTTGGTG GGATGGAAGTGTGATATATGGAAACACTGATAAAGTTTTTAGACAAGTGAGGACTTTTGAAGATGGAAAGTTAAAAATATCAAAGGAAGGTTATCTTCTTCATAATGAAAATGGAGTAGCAATATCTGGTGATGTTCGCAATAGTTGGGCTGGTGTTTCAGTTTTGCAGAGTCTTTTTATTCGAGAACACAATGCTGTTTGTGATGCTCTTAAG AAAGAATACCCTGAATTAAAAGATGAAGATCTTTATCGCTATGCTAGATTGGTAACATCAGCTGTGATTGCAAAGATTCATACCATAGATTGGACTGTGGAGCTTCTTAAAATGGACACTTTGCTTGCAGGCATGCGAGGAAATTG GTATGGATTATTGGGAAAGTCATTCAAGGACAAATTTGGGCATGTTGGAAACTACTTCTTGAGTGGAATGGCTGGCATGAAAAAATCGAAAAATCATGGTGTTCCATACTCTTTTACCGAAGAATTTGTTAGTGTCTATAGAATGCATCCACTCCTACCTAATTCTCTGCAATTGAGAGACATATCTGCCTCTCCTGGACATAACAAATCTCCGCCACTGACCAAAGA GATTCATATGAATGATCTCATTGGACTACCAGGAGAAAAGACTTTATCAGAGATAGGAATTGCAAGAACATTAGTATCAATGGGTCACCAAGCTTCTGGAGCCCTAGAGCTTTGGAACTATCCATCATGGCTTAGAGACCTAGTACCACATAACATGGATGGAACAGAAAGATCAGATCATGTGGACTTAGCTGCTCTTGAAA TTTACAGGGATAGAGAGAGAAAAGTAGCCAGGTATAATCAGTTCAGGAGAGCATTATTGTTGATACCTATTTCAAAATGGGAAGATTTGACTGAGGATGAGGAAGTAATTAAAGTGTTGAAAGAGGTATATGGAGATGATGTTGAGCTGCTTGATACACAAGTAGGTCTCATGGCAGAGAAAAAGATAAAAGGTTTTGCAATTAGTGAAACAGCTTTTATAATATTTCTCATCATGGCAACTAG GAGGATAGAAGGTGATAGGTTTTTCACAAGCAACTACAATGAGGAGACCTACACTAAAAAAGGATTGGAATGGGTGAACACAACCGAGAGCTTTAAGGATGTAATTGATCGTCACTATCCGGAGATGACAAACAAATGGTTGAATGCTTCAAGTGCCTTCTCAGTTTGGGATGCGCCTCCAAACAAACAAAATCCTATTCCACTTTACATTCGTGTCCCTAATTAA